The Desulfitobacterium chlororespirans DSM 11544 genome window below encodes:
- a CDS encoding 4Fe-4S binding protein: protein MEGNRTRTLRMTTMAVVVLLIVIGGVWGAGTGTLSSFGVKSISAICPLGFLETTLASRTFMPHLFISFLVIAGITVLLGKVFCGWICPVPLVRYGLTNRAKESQEAETDNDRESSAPAIFKKKETADGFCTQAGLALDQNSVTGLSVLGASLASSAVFGFPVFCLICPIGLIFATLFALMRLFQFNEPTFDLLIFPIVIIVELVFLKKWCSKWCPVGALLGIFSRFNRRLIPTVDSSLCLEETNQVHCHQCQSVCSFNLDPKQLPGTSDISECTKCKECADRCPVQAITFPWKKSVGRIGQINSYKNDKEDIEHGKNQ from the coding sequence TTGGAAGGAAATAGGACAAGAACCCTGAGAATGACGACGATGGCAGTGGTTGTGCTCCTTATTGTTATTGGCGGGGTTTGGGGTGCCGGTACAGGCACATTATCTTCCTTTGGGGTGAAGAGCATCTCAGCCATTTGCCCGCTGGGCTTCCTGGAAACGACCCTGGCCAGCCGGACGTTTATGCCCCATCTATTCATCTCCTTCCTGGTTATCGCCGGGATCACAGTGCTCTTGGGCAAGGTCTTCTGCGGCTGGATCTGTCCTGTTCCTCTGGTGCGCTACGGGTTGACGAATAGAGCAAAGGAAAGTCAGGAGGCGGAAACGGACAACGACAGGGAAAGTTCAGCGCCGGCGATTTTTAAAAAGAAAGAAACTGCAGATGGGTTCTGCACTCAAGCCGGCCTCGCCCTTGATCAGAATTCTGTCACAGGATTATCTGTGCTTGGAGCATCCCTGGCCAGTTCTGCTGTCTTTGGCTTTCCTGTATTCTGTCTCATCTGTCCCATCGGGCTGATCTTTGCGACTTTATTTGCCCTCATGCGCCTTTTCCAATTTAATGAACCAACCTTTGATCTGCTTATTTTTCCTATTGTGATCATAGTTGAACTTGTGTTTCTGAAAAAATGGTGCAGCAAATGGTGTCCGGTAGGGGCTTTGCTCGGTATCTTCAGCCGCTTCAACCGCAGGCTTATACCCACGGTGGACAGCTCCCTTTGCTTGGAAGAAACGAATCAGGTCCATTGCCACCAATGCCAGAGTGTGTGCAGCTTTAATCTGGATCCTAAGCAGCTCCCCGGTACAAGTGATATCAGTGAGTGTACCAAGTGCAAGGAATGCGCGGATCGCTGCCCGGTCCAGGCAATTACATTCCCGTGGAAAAAATCGGTGGGAAGAATCGGACAAATCAACTCTTATAAAAATGACAAGGAGGATATTGAACATGGCAAAAATCAATGA
- a CDS encoding RNA polymerase sigma factor, translating to MEEIYKTYEKPIFHYFYGLTGNTHLAEELTQETFFQVLRTFSGFRGEAQVTTWLYKVARNVYSMWKRKQKASFPLPEAELLKGPASYEPDTVLELKEKLSLTGKVLQELPENYREVFWLREWHELAYEQIAVIMGKSVPWVKVTLHRARLQFRKNYAEKEGKE from the coding sequence ATGGAAGAAATCTATAAAACCTATGAAAAGCCTATCTTCCACTACTTCTACGGCCTGACGGGCAACACCCATCTCGCCGAGGAATTGACCCAGGAAACCTTTTTTCAGGTCCTGAGGACTTTTTCCGGATTTCGGGGGGAAGCCCAGGTGACCACCTGGCTGTACAAGGTGGCGCGCAATGTGTACAGCATGTGGAAAAGGAAACAGAAGGCAAGCTTCCCCCTGCCTGAAGCGGAGCTGTTAAAGGGGCCGGCGTCTTATGAACCGGACACGGTTCTGGAATTGAAAGAAAAGCTGAGTCTGACAGGGAAAGTACTCCAGGAACTCCCCGAGAACTATCGGGAAGTGTTCTGGCTGCGGGAATGGCATGAATTGGCCTATGAACAGATCGCCGTGATTATGGGGAAGTCGGTGCCCTGGGTAAAAGTTACCTTGCACCGGGCCAGACTGCAATTCCGTAAAAACTACGCAGAAAAGGAGGGAAAGGAATGA
- a CDS encoding DUF2275 domain-containing protein yields the protein MKEQISLPCEVVQDILPLYVEGDVNPGTKELVEKHLEECGSCRDFLQELKNEEPVLDHIPEHLPEPDTFKKWLRRFRVGAIAGLIVLILAAVGIGVVSYKAGTVAEKETISTKDVVRVLKKAGLSLKASPSPVIDPSECVLGDVQPKIYGIDEEGLGQLYIYEFNSTLARRNILESIKSMEDDPFTSSQIPSVAYAAKNMVIVAVLNISEENWQSDYDKIAPMTQALGKTIFYDLNQGEKWVLYGEGKDWEAKLVVSTYEEWWTGEDGYKKFKFYMTKTPLVNYKGNSEEIKDISYSFEYLNGKSTLTEEDYHQGNFDEEQTGFYRGSPLYWGIYSGTTHTVDKNETGKFSVQWNGEEESFELTLREP from the coding sequence ATGAAAGAGCAAATATCTCTCCCTTGTGAGGTAGTTCAGGATATTCTTCCCCTGTATGTGGAGGGGGATGTCAATCCCGGGACGAAGGAGCTGGTAGAAAAGCATTTGGAAGAATGCGGCTCCTGCCGGGATTTTCTCCAGGAATTAAAGAATGAAGAGCCTGTGCTGGATCATATTCCGGAACATCTGCCGGAACCGGATACCTTTAAAAAGTGGCTGAGACGATTTAGAGTAGGTGCGATAGCGGGGCTGATCGTCTTAATATTAGCAGCTGTCGGGATCGGTGTGGTGAGCTATAAAGCCGGAACCGTGGCCGAAAAAGAAACGATCAGCACCAAAGATGTGGTCAGGGTATTGAAAAAGGCAGGACTTAGCTTGAAAGCCAGCCCATCTCCAGTCATCGATCCAAGTGAATGTGTATTGGGTGATGTGCAGCCAAAGATTTATGGTATAGATGAGGAAGGCCTTGGCCAATTATATATTTATGAGTTCAATTCGACTTTGGCCAGGAGAAACATTCTCGAAAGCATTAAGAGTATGGAAGATGATCCATTCACAAGTTCGCAAATTCCGAGTGTTGCTTATGCAGCAAAGAATATGGTCATAGTTGCAGTCTTAAATATCTCTGAAGAGAATTGGCAAAGTGATTATGATAAGATTGCTCCAATGACTCAAGCCTTGGGTAAAACGATCTTTTACGATTTGAACCAAGGGGAAAAATGGGTGCTTTATGGTGAAGGAAAGGATTGGGAAGCCAAGCTCGTGGTATCCACTTATGAAGAATGGTGGACAGGTGAAGATGGCTATAAAAAGTTTAAATTTTATATGACGAAAACTCCTTTGGTAAACTACAAAGGTAATTCGGAAGAGATAAAAGATATCAGCTATAGCTTTGAGTACCTTAATGGGAAATCAACTCTGACGGAGGAAGATTACCATCAAGGCAACTTCGATGAAGAACAAACGGGTTTCTATAGAGGCTCGCCCTTGTACTGGGGAATCTATAGCGGTACAACCCATACAGTCGATAAGAATGAAACAGGAAAATTCTCTGTTCAGTGGAATGGTGAAGAAGAGAGCTTTGAATTGACCTTACGGGAACCGTAA
- a CDS encoding MFS transporter, producing MERIVLNNKPEWKKNIILFLTSQTISLFGSSLVQYAIMWYITLETQSGMMMTISIICGFLPTFFLSPFAGVWADRYNRKILIMLADSMIAISTLILALLFFAGYKMMWLLFVMSAVRALGAAVQMPAVGALIPQLVPEDKLIKVNGINGSIQSAVMLVSPMLSGALLTFTTIEAIFFIDVVTAALGVSVLLFFLQVPAHRKAQEMPSVSYFADMKQGLKYIREHAFLKSFFIFCALFMVMAAPAAFLTPLQVARTFGDDVWRLTAIEMTFSVGMMIGGILMATWGGFRNRIHSMAFGTLCFGVCTVALGVIPVFWLYLVFMACVGVAMPIFNTPATVMLQEKVEPDFLGRVFGVLSMISSTMMPLGMLIFGPIADVMAIEVLLIGTGVIMVLESVFLLGSKVLLEAGQPKVKPIEPLN from the coding sequence TTGGAGCGGATAGTTCTGAATAACAAGCCGGAGTGGAAGAAGAATATTATACTCTTTTTAACCAGCCAGACCATATCCCTCTTTGGTTCATCCTTAGTTCAATATGCCATCATGTGGTATATCACCTTAGAGACCCAGTCAGGAATGATGATGACCATCTCCATTATCTGTGGTTTTCTGCCCACCTTCTTTCTCTCTCCCTTTGCCGGAGTGTGGGCCGATCGCTATAACCGTAAAATACTGATTATGCTGGCTGATTCCATGATCGCCATTTCCACCCTGATTCTGGCCCTGTTATTTTTCGCCGGATACAAAATGATGTGGCTGCTTTTTGTAATGTCCGCCGTCCGTGCTCTTGGCGCAGCGGTGCAAATGCCGGCGGTGGGAGCTCTTATCCCTCAGCTGGTGCCGGAGGATAAGTTGATCAAGGTAAATGGCATAAACGGAAGTATCCAATCAGCTGTGATGCTGGTATCACCGATGTTAAGCGGGGCACTGCTTACCTTTACCACCATTGAAGCTATCTTTTTCATTGATGTTGTTACCGCCGCTCTGGGTGTTTCGGTTTTGTTGTTCTTTTTACAGGTGCCTGCTCACCGTAAAGCACAGGAAATGCCATCAGTCAGTTACTTTGCAGATATGAAGCAAGGGTTGAAGTATATCAGGGAACATGCTTTTCTAAAAAGTTTCTTCATTTTTTGTGCTTTGTTCATGGTTATGGCGGCACCGGCGGCTTTTCTGACGCCGCTTCAAGTCGCCCGGACCTTTGGGGATGATGTATGGCGTCTTACCGCTATTGAAATGACCTTTTCCGTCGGCATGATGATCGGTGGCATCCTGATGGCAACTTGGGGTGGCTTCAGAAACAGGATTCATTCCATGGCCTTCGGAACCCTTTGCTTTGGCGTCTGTACCGTTGCGCTGGGAGTCATTCCTGTTTTCTGGCTGTACCTGGTTTTTATGGCCTGTGTAGGAGTGGCCATGCCGATCTTTAATACTCCCGCGACAGTAATGCTTCAGGAGAAAGTAGAGCCTGATTTTCTGGGCCGGGTTTTCGGGGTTCTGTCCATGATCTCCAGCACCATGATGCCCCTGGGAATGCTCATTTTTGGTCCGATAGCGGATGTTATGGCCATAGAAGTGCTGCTCATCGGCACCGGTGTGATCATGGTCCTGGAGAGCGTTTTCCTCTTGGGCAGCAAAGTGCTCCTGGAGGCCGGGCAACCAAAGGTTAAGCCTATAGAACCATTGAACTAG
- a CDS encoding selenium metabolism-associated LysR family transcriptional regulator, which translates to MDFRQIEAFVSVYRLRNFSRAGKALFLTQPTISNHISDLEIELGVKLFDRSSREVMPTDTGDIFYQYAVNLLETRDCAISSLNQHNRQIEGRLEIAASTIPCQYLLPKIMMGFQKINPNIKFLIHQGDTNQVIREIREKKYQVGIVGTRTDEDKLDYEILTKDRLVLIAARDCIEPADRSCIAAESLLKKQFILRERGSGTREEFETALKKKGIDPDMLKVVAEMNNTEAIKHAVSEGLGVAVVSSLSVGDELKSEAFQAFSIDGLELERLFYLVTYRNRPLSPNVAAFREFILNYYGKNTC; encoded by the coding sequence ATGGATTTTCGGCAAATTGAGGCCTTTGTTTCCGTCTATCGCTTACGGAACTTTTCCCGGGCAGGCAAAGCCCTGTTTCTGACCCAACCGACGATCAGCAATCACATCAGCGATCTGGAGATTGAATTAGGTGTGAAGTTATTTGACCGTTCCAGTCGGGAGGTTATGCCTACGGACACAGGAGATATTTTTTATCAGTATGCAGTTAATCTGTTAGAAACCAGAGATTGTGCCATTTCCAGCCTTAATCAGCATAATCGGCAGATTGAGGGGAGATTGGAGATCGCGGCTTCAACTATTCCCTGTCAGTATTTGCTGCCTAAAATTATGATGGGTTTTCAGAAAATAAACCCTAACATCAAGTTCCTGATTCATCAAGGGGATACCAATCAAGTTATAAGAGAAATCCGGGAGAAGAAATATCAAGTGGGGATTGTCGGTACCCGCACAGACGAGGATAAACTGGATTATGAGATCCTTACCAAGGATCGCCTGGTGCTCATTGCTGCCAGGGATTGTATAGAGCCAGCAGACAGGTCCTGTATAGCGGCAGAGAGTTTGCTGAAGAAGCAATTTATCCTCCGCGAAAGGGGTTCAGGGACAAGAGAAGAATTTGAAACGGCGCTTAAGAAAAAAGGCATTGATCCTGACATGCTCAAAGTTGTGGCTGAGATGAACAATACAGAGGCCATCAAGCATGCTGTAAGTGAAGGTTTGGGAGTGGCGGTGGTCTCATCCCTCAGTGTGGGTGATGAACTGAAATCAGAAGCATTTCAAGCATTTAGTATTGATGGCCTTGAGCTTGAGCGGTTATTTTATTTAGTGACTTATCGGAACCGGCCGCTTTCCCCCAATGTAGCTGCTTTCCGAGAATTTATCCTTAATTATTACGGTAAAAATACATGCTGA
- a CDS encoding MFS transporter: MVILGFIGLLFGIFAIGMMQLILATAMPFIVSEIGGSALYDWVFSSYMLASIATIPLFAKFADIYGKRKFFILGMCFFALGSFCGGFATTMPYFIGARVIQGVGAGIISPVAMAMVSDMFPAEQRGKMIGLFGLVQLLSNLLSPPLGSFITRELGWSWIFFLNLGMIAFSVLLVLLGKKLQESKRDMELKEIDILGGLLFGGFCLLAVTLANALSHQGRFSLIGAALLPALVFTGAMLVINERKQKNPIIKMEFLKTKIIRRSLISAVLSGAIMYGLAVLLPLCGVMLSRQGFPLDESKTLLIFMVSLTSGLLGGSRLSKLQLGQVPRYLWLILSFSSTFLLYSLYTVKIISFCLFLILMGLCAGGIMATFLINSQNAVESEDRTVLSGLVQLGRYFGASIGVTLLIGMLPEVSLISGTGEFIRAFGLLVILCFTGMLNEIL; the protein is encoded by the coding sequence ATGGTTATTCTTGGGTTTATAGGCTTGCTCTTTGGCATATTCGCCATTGGTATGATGCAGCTTATTTTGGCAACGGCTATGCCCTTTATTGTCAGTGAAATCGGGGGAAGCGCTCTGTACGACTGGGTTTTCTCCAGTTACATGCTGGCCTCCATCGCCACCATCCCCCTCTTCGCCAAGTTTGCCGATATCTATGGCAAGCGGAAATTCTTCATCCTGGGCATGTGCTTCTTTGCTCTAGGCAGCTTCTGCGGCGGTTTCGCCACCACTATGCCCTACTTCATAGGGGCAAGGGTCATTCAGGGTGTTGGAGCCGGAATCATCAGCCCCGTGGCCATGGCCATGGTATCCGATATGTTTCCGGCTGAGCAGAGGGGAAAAATGATCGGCCTGTTCGGCCTGGTTCAACTTCTCTCCAACCTCCTGAGCCCGCCTCTGGGCAGTTTCATCACCAGGGAATTAGGCTGGTCCTGGATCTTCTTTTTGAACCTGGGGATGATTGCCTTTTCTGTGCTCCTGGTGCTTCTGGGGAAAAAGTTGCAAGAGAGCAAAAGAGATATGGAGCTAAAAGAGATCGATATTCTGGGCGGTTTACTTTTTGGAGGCTTCTGTCTTCTCGCCGTCACCCTTGCCAATGCCCTCAGCCATCAGGGCCGGTTCAGCTTGATAGGCGCCGCCCTTCTCCCGGCTTTGGTCTTCACTGGGGCAATGCTGGTGATCAACGAAAGAAAACAAAAGAATCCCATCATCAAAATGGAATTCCTCAAAACCAAAATTATTCGCCGCTCCCTGATCAGTGCCGTGCTGTCGGGAGCCATCATGTACGGTCTGGCTGTTCTCCTGCCCCTCTGTGGAGTCATGCTCAGCCGGCAGGGCTTCCCGCTGGATGAAAGCAAAACCCTTCTAATCTTTATGGTCAGCCTCACCTCCGGACTCCTTGGGGGCAGTCGCCTGAGCAAGCTTCAGTTAGGGCAGGTCCCCAGATACCTGTGGCTTATTCTTTCCTTCAGCTCTACCTTCCTCTTGTACTCTCTTTATACCGTTAAGATCATTTCATTTTGCCTGTTCTTGATTCTGATGGGCTTATGTGCCGGCGGAATCATGGCCACCTTCCTGATCAATTCCCAGAACGCTGTAGAGAGTGAGGATAGAACGGTGCTCAGCGGCCTGGTCCAACTGGGACGGTATTTTGGCGCCTCCATCGGGGTAACCCTGCTGATCGGCATGCTGCCCGAAGTCAGCCTCATCAGCGGAACCGGAGAATTTATCAGGGCTTTCGGACTCTTGGTGATCCTCTGCTTCACGGGAATGCTCAACGAGATTCTCTAA
- a CDS encoding phosphoenolpyruvate synthase, with protein sequence MAKHYTLFFNDIDQKDLPLVGGKGANLGEMTKAGFPVPDGFCVTTTSYQEFLNINNLHEYIAETIKDADLDTIKPIGSAIRERLRMAEIPQSVKEAVLQALQKSGTQHYYAIRSSATAEDLAFASFAGQQDTYLNIKGEEEVLDALRNCWASLFTDRAILYRMQNGIDQEKVYMSVVIQRMIFPEVSGIMFTADPVSGHRGLISIDAGYGLGEALVSGLVSPDIYTFNKASGQIQSKSIAEKKLAILPVPGGGTEKVAITGEKATRQVLDDTLIQDLAALGKTIEQHYGCPQDIEWCLSSGLSSHGSPTLSILQSRAITSLYPLPAPLPQDNALHVYISLNHIQVMTDPISPLGIDMLRLMLPFDKGARSAEEYQRVKEAAGRVYIDISEILALKTARKVFPLFFKNVDALAAEAMAELINRPGFTDRIKKNEETARAFKHFFKPIVLKAIQNILFKKPEGAIQSVNEYIEHRVRDAEKAIEQAKPGTDRLEAIRRTADFTADFRNLLPRLMPAIASFKALEHWEEKLLGSRNYTNVLVTGLEGNITTEMGLLIGDLADQVRRSPDLIHEFESEDYGTLFTRIHNLPGHEAFKESFHSFMIKYDMRAAGEIDMAKDRWSEHPESLVKSILAIVHSAPEGIHRQEYQLTKEKALQAANELIKEVERKHGKLKTKIMRRLIRIARNYLPVREHPKYLIMKLILLCKRAFLAEAKHLAEKGLLTTEKDIFYVSFWELYQAIQDNRSLIELVENRKEEYRHFKKLGAPRLLTSDGEEPKASYQRKDLPAGSLIGMPVSSGMIEGIARVVTDPAEASVNKGEILVAPFTDPGWTPLFINASGLVMEVGGLLTHGTVVAREYGIPAVVGIADATKKIKTGQKIRVEGNAGYVLILEE encoded by the coding sequence ATGGCAAAGCATTATACTTTATTCTTTAATGATATTGATCAAAAGGACTTGCCTCTCGTTGGCGGAAAAGGAGCAAACCTTGGGGAAATGACCAAAGCAGGCTTTCCTGTACCCGATGGATTTTGCGTAACCACCACAAGCTACCAGGAGTTCCTTAACATCAATAATCTCCATGAATATATAGCTGAAACCATTAAAGACGCCGACTTAGATACGATTAAGCCCATTGGCTCAGCCATTCGGGAAAGACTCAGGATGGCGGAGATTCCCCAGTCTGTCAAGGAAGCCGTTCTCCAGGCTCTGCAAAAATCAGGAACACAGCATTACTATGCCATCCGCTCCAGCGCCACCGCTGAGGATTTGGCTTTCGCTTCCTTTGCCGGTCAACAGGATACTTATCTGAATATCAAGGGTGAAGAAGAAGTTCTGGATGCTCTTCGCAATTGCTGGGCTTCGCTTTTTACGGATCGAGCCATCCTTTATCGTATGCAAAACGGCATTGACCAGGAAAAGGTCTATATGTCCGTGGTCATTCAAAGGATGATCTTCCCTGAAGTATCCGGAATCATGTTTACTGCCGACCCGGTGTCCGGACACCGGGGCCTTATCTCCATCGATGCCGGCTATGGCCTGGGGGAAGCTCTTGTCTCCGGACTTGTCTCACCGGATATCTATACTTTTAATAAAGCATCAGGCCAAATTCAGAGCAAATCCATCGCCGAGAAAAAGCTGGCTATCCTGCCCGTCCCGGGCGGCGGAACTGAAAAAGTGGCGATCACAGGGGAAAAAGCCACCCGCCAGGTTCTTGATGATACCCTGATTCAAGACTTGGCCGCACTTGGCAAAACTATCGAACAGCACTACGGCTGTCCCCAGGACATCGAGTGGTGCCTGAGTTCCGGGCTTTCTTCCCATGGTTCGCCGACTCTGAGCATCCTGCAGAGCCGGGCCATCACTTCCCTCTATCCTCTCCCCGCCCCCCTCCCTCAAGACAATGCCTTGCATGTCTATATTTCCTTAAATCATATTCAGGTTATGACCGATCCTATTTCCCCTCTCGGCATTGATATGCTGCGGCTGATGCTTCCCTTTGACAAAGGCGCCCGCAGTGCTGAAGAGTATCAGCGGGTCAAAGAGGCGGCCGGCAGGGTTTATATCGATATCAGTGAAATCCTGGCTCTTAAAACCGCCCGCAAAGTCTTCCCTCTCTTCTTTAAAAATGTGGACGCTCTGGCTGCCGAGGCCATGGCTGAATTGATCAACCGGCCCGGCTTTACCGACCGTATCAAAAAGAATGAAGAGACTGCCAGAGCGTTTAAACACTTTTTTAAACCTATTGTCCTTAAGGCTATCCAAAACATTCTTTTCAAAAAACCCGAGGGCGCCATCCAATCTGTCAATGAGTATATAGAACATCGGGTCAGGGATGCTGAAAAAGCTATAGAGCAAGCCAAACCGGGCACCGACCGGCTGGAGGCGATCAGGAGAACGGCAGATTTTACAGCCGATTTCAGAAATCTCTTGCCCAGGCTGATGCCGGCCATCGCCAGCTTCAAGGCTCTGGAGCATTGGGAGGAAAAACTGCTGGGAAGCCGGAACTACACCAATGTCCTTGTCACCGGACTGGAAGGGAATATCACTACGGAAATGGGCCTGCTCATAGGCGATTTGGCTGATCAGGTGCGCCGCTCTCCTGATTTAATTCATGAGTTTGAAAGTGAAGATTACGGCACCTTGTTCACTCGTATCCATAACCTCCCCGGGCACGAAGCCTTCAAGGAGTCTTTTCACTCTTTTATGATCAAATACGATATGCGGGCCGCCGGTGAGATCGATATGGCTAAGGACCGCTGGAGCGAGCATCCCGAGTCTTTAGTCAAATCCATTCTGGCCATCGTCCATTCCGCTCCAGAAGGCATTCACCGCCAGGAATACCAGCTTACCAAGGAAAAAGCCCTGCAGGCGGCGAACGAGCTGATTAAGGAGGTTGAACGTAAGCATGGTAAGTTGAAAACAAAAATTATGCGCAGGCTGATCAGGATAGCCCGCAACTACCTGCCTGTCCGTGAACATCCTAAATATTTAATCATGAAGCTGATCCTGCTTTGTAAGCGGGCCTTTTTAGCCGAAGCCAAACACCTGGCAGAAAAAGGTCTGCTGACAACCGAAAAAGATATTTTCTATGTGAGCTTTTGGGAACTCTATCAAGCCATACAGGATAACCGCAGTCTCATTGAGCTGGTGGAGAACAGGAAAGAAGAGTACCGCCACTTTAAGAAGCTCGGTGCCCCCCGCCTTTTAACCAGCGATGGTGAGGAGCCTAAGGCCAGCTACCAAAGAAAAGATCTCCCCGCAGGCTCCTTGATCGGCATGCCTGTGTCCTCGGGAATGATTGAGGGCATCGCCAGGGTAGTCACCGACCCTGCTGAAGCCTCTGTAAACAAAGGGGAGATCTTAGTCGCTCCCTTTACAGACCCCGGCTGGACTCCACTGTTTATCAACGCCTCCGGCCTGGTCATGGAAGTCGGCGGCCTGCTCACCCACGGAACCGTGGTGGCCAGAGAGTATGGCATCCCCGCTGTGGTGGGAATAGCGGATGCCACTAAAAAAATCAAAACAGGCCAGAAGATCCGCGTGGAGGGTAATGCGGGCTATGTCTTGATCCTTGAAGAATAG
- a CDS encoding TetR/AcrR family transcriptional regulator: MNRRERKKEKTKSSIIHCALELFRAKGFPETSMEEIAAKADISKGTLYNYFENKESILSAYVQAAIMDFGEEMEAQLQEHKGIAAQLRLLLDFRHDFFGKDPELTAIYLSFRMQTLFNIPTANPFNHPHRSGLEKVILNMIAEAQKNGEVRKDIPTLVLARNFQLITVNYFISCQFLQEPAELVQLREQLIEVLLSGAKA; this comes from the coding sequence ATGAACAGAAGAGAGCGCAAAAAAGAAAAAACCAAATCAAGCATCATCCACTGTGCCCTGGAACTATTCAGGGCGAAAGGCTTCCCGGAAACTTCTATGGAAGAAATCGCCGCAAAAGCCGATATTTCCAAGGGCACATTGTACAACTACTTTGAAAATAAGGAGTCTATACTCAGTGCCTATGTTCAAGCCGCGATCATGGATTTCGGTGAGGAGATGGAGGCTCAACTCCAGGAGCACAAAGGAATCGCAGCGCAACTTCGGCTCTTGTTGGATTTCAGACATGATTTTTTCGGCAAAGATCCGGAGCTGACAGCCATTTACCTGAGTTTCAGGATGCAAACCCTTTTTAATATTCCCACAGCCAATCCCTTCAATCATCCCCACCGCAGTGGGTTAGAGAAGGTCATTCTCAACATGATTGCCGAAGCTCAGAAAAACGGGGAAGTGAGAAAGGACATCCCTACTCTGGTCTTGGCCAGAAATTTTCAGCTTATCACCGTAAATTATTTCATCTCCTGCCAGTTTCTTCAGGAACCTGCAGAGCTGGTGCAATTGCGGGAGCAGCTCATTGAAGTGCTTCTAAGTGGTGCTAAAGCGTAA
- a CDS encoding PadR family transcriptional regulator: MAAIISTDLIRGHTDTVILNVLRQGDSYGYGIYKTIIELSGHQYELKEATLYTAFRRMEQEGCIASYWGDETYGGRRKYYRITDKGLETYEKNIKDWYLAKKILDKLVLNRIDQGGIGGYEKD; the protein is encoded by the coding sequence ATGGCAGCAATAATTTCTACCGATCTTATTCGTGGGCATACGGATACCGTTATTTTAAATGTTTTGCGCCAAGGGGATAGTTATGGCTATGGGATCTATAAGACGATTATTGAGCTCAGCGGCCATCAATATGAACTGAAAGAGGCGACTCTCTATACAGCTTTCCGGCGCATGGAACAAGAAGGGTGTATAGCTTCCTATTGGGGAGACGAAACCTATGGCGGAAGAAGAAAATATTACCGGATTACAGATAAAGGTTTGGAAACTTACGAGAAAAATATCAAGGATTGGTACCTGGCGAAAAAGATATTGGATAAGTTGGTTCTTAATAGGATAGATCAGGGAGGAATTGGTGGCTATGAGAAAGATTGA
- a CDS encoding permease prefix domain 1-containing protein → MRKIEHELEHKISAYIDALFAGVGASQQLFDLKEEITTNLNEKTLDYKNKGISEDQAFKEAIVSLGDLSGLVAEMRQIGQDKAKQAVYSTMTARISLAGTIAGALIILFGFFNVAMLYFMKLDAVSISGSGIFIVAGGALLTYSLLTRETRQKYAMNKIRAGLYALSVGLLLFGMFSAAVAGFATGEMFIAIASLMVFFLVGFGVFLFLILTGPDRRKR, encoded by the coding sequence ATGAGAAAGATTGAACATGAGTTGGAGCATAAAATCTCAGCCTATATCGACGCTTTATTCGCCGGAGTGGGGGCAAGCCAGCAGCTCTTTGATTTAAAGGAAGAAATAACGACCAATCTGAATGAGAAAACCTTAGACTATAAAAATAAAGGGATAAGTGAAGACCAGGCGTTTAAGGAAGCTATCGTGTCCTTAGGGGACTTGAGCGGTTTGGTGGCGGAGATGAGGCAGATCGGCCAGGATAAAGCAAAGCAAGCCGTTTATTCCACCATGACGGCAAGAATTTCTCTCGCGGGAACTATAGCAGGGGCGCTGATAATTTTGTTTGGATTTTTTAATGTCGCTATGTTATACTTCATGAAGCTGGATGCTGTTAGTATATCAGGGTCAGGAATATTTATCGTTGCCGGCGGTGCCCTGCTGACTTACAGCCTATTGACCAGAGAAACCCGCCAAAAGTATGCTATGAATAAGATAAGAGCAGGGCTTTATGCTTTGTCGGTGGGACTGCTGCTCTTTGGTATGTTTTCAGCTGCAGTTGCCGGATTTGCGACAGGGGAAATGTTTATTGCCATAGCTTCACTGATGGTATTTTTTCTCGTCGGCTTTGGCGTGTTCCTGTTTTTGATTTTGACCGGACCGGATCGCCGTAAAAGATAG